The genomic stretch AGATAAATCGacgaagaagataaaaataagaaCTGCTAGCTAGCGGGACATAAAGGAATAAACCAAAGAAAGAAGAAGTCCCTAACTCGATTCTCTAATAAGATCGACAAGTCATGGTGTGGAGTGGTTGGAGAAAAGAAGGAAGCTCTAGGGTTTCTTACCGAGGGTGTGCTTGTTGTTGTGCATCCACACCTTGAGGACGTGCCGCTTGATGCAGGTCTCCTCGCAGAACTGCTGCACCGCCGCCTCGTCGTGCTTCTGGATCCGCCAACCCAGCCGCTCCGCGAAGGCCAGCATCTTCTCCTTCTGCTCTTGCGTGAACTTGGTCCGAAACCTCTTCCTCACCCCCGATCCCGAGGCCCGCGTgcctcctccgccgcctcccATCGTCGGGTTCGACACGTCGTCGTGGTCTTCCCTGCTGTGCCCTCCAACCCCCGACGTCGAGGGCAGCGCCAGCGGCGACGGCCTATGCTGCTGCGCAAATGTGGCCGGCGGGTAGGGGGGGTGGTGCAGATACCCCGTCAGCGTCCTGTAATAGGGCGAGAACTGAGGATGGTACCCGGTGACCTCCATTGCACCACCACCACCGGCGGCTCCTCCCCCGGCGCCGCTTCCCCCCGAGTCCTTCCGGTGAAAGTTGCGGTGGCACCCACAGGCCGCGCAGCTGAGGGCATCGAGAGTCCCCTCCTCCCCCGCCGCCATGAACTCCCTGCATCCGTCCACCGCATGCCCCCCGATCCCCACAGCGTGGTTCTTCAAGCATTCCCTGTACCTCACTCCTCCTCCGCTTCCGCCACCGTGCGCCTTCCGGTGTCCTGAACCTCCCACCGCCACACCGGCCGTCGCCGCCACCGACTCCCCTCCTTCGCTCATCTtagctcctcctccttctcctcctcctccacccaaATTCTCCATCACTGTGTCGTAACTCGACCCCACCGGCAAGCCTATCTCCTCATCCCCCTCATCATGGTCGTCGAAATCCATGTCCACCGGCTTTTCCGCCGCCAGATCTCCACAACGGCTCCTCCGCCTACTCGTCTCCCCCttcttctctcttcctcttcAACTCGGGCTTAAGACCATGAGAGCTTCGTGACGACTCTCCCTGTTCCCCCCTCTCTCTCGTTCCACGAG from Musa acuminata AAA Group cultivar baxijiao chromosome BXJ1-3, Cavendish_Baxijiao_AAA, whole genome shotgun sequence encodes the following:
- the LOC135627882 gene encoding zinc-finger homeodomain protein 2-like isoform X4; this translates as MDFDDHDEGDEEIGLPVGSSYDTVMENLGGGGGEGGGAKMSEGGESVAATAGVAVGGSGHRKAHGGGSGGGVRYRECLKNHAVGIGGHAVDGCREFMAAGEEGTLDALSCAACGCHRNFHRKDSGGSGAGGGAAGGGGAMEVTGYHPQFSPYYRTLTGYLHHPPYPPATFAQQHRPSPLALPSTSGVGGHSREDHDDVSNPTMGGGGGGTRASGSGVRKRFRTKFTQEQKEKMLAFAERLGWRIQKHDEAAVQQFCEETCIKRHVLKVWMHNNKHTLGKKP
- the LOC135627882 gene encoding zinc-finger homeodomain protein 2-like isoform X5, whose product is MDFDDHDEGDEEIGLPVGSSYDTVMENLGGGGGEGGGAKMSEGGESVAATAGVAVGGSGHRKAHGGGSGGGVRYRECLKNHAVGIGGHAVDGCREFMAAGEEGTLDALSCAACGCHRNFHRKDSGGSGAGGGAAGGGGAMEVTGYHPQFSPYYRTLTGYLHHPPYPPATFAQQHRPSPLALPSTSGVGGHSREDHDDVSNPTMGGGGGGTRASGSGVRKRFRTKFTQEQKEKMLAFAERLGWRIQKHDEAAVQQFCEETCIKRHVLKVWMHNNKHTLAPLR
- the LOC135627882 gene encoding zinc-finger homeodomain protein 2-like isoform X1, whose amino-acid sequence is MDFDDHDEGDEEIGLPVGSSYDTVMENLGGGGGEGGGAKMSEGGESVAATAGVAVGGSGHRKAHGGGSGGGVRYRECLKNHAVGIGGHAVDGCREFMAAGEEGTLDALSCAACGCHRNFHRKDSGGSGAGGGAAGGGGAMEVTGYHPQFSPYYRTLTGYLHHPPYPPATFAQQHRPSPLALPSTSGVGGHSREDHDDVSNPTMGGGGGGTRASGSGVRKRFRTKFTQEQKEKMLAFAERLGWRIQKHDEAAVQQFCEETCIKRHVLKVWMHNNKHTLGVCCWEEAQHLSPSHRFQTKSHSTTALMHVELMPHLLLRLYQTKRKEKIQYFL
- the LOC135627882 gene encoding zinc-finger homeodomain protein 2-like isoform X3; the encoded protein is MDFDDHDEGDEEIGLPVGSSYDTVMENLGGGGGEGGGAKMSEGGESVAATAGVAVGGSGHRKAHGGGSGGGVRYRECLKNHAVGIGGHAVDGCREFMAAGEEGTLDALSCAACGCHRNFHRKDSGGSGAGGGAAGGGGAMEVTGYHPQFSPYYRTLTGYLHHPPYPPATFAQQHRPSPLALPSTSGVGGHSREDHDDVSNPTMGGGGGGTRASGSGVRKRFRTKFTQEQKEKMLAFAERLGWRIQKHDEAAVQQFCEETCIKRHVLKVWMHNNKHTLALLWRRM
- the LOC135627882 gene encoding zinc-finger homeodomain protein 2-like isoform X2, whose product is MDFDDHDEGDEEIGLPVGSSYDTVMENLGGGGGEGGGAKMSEGGESVAATAGVAVGGSGHRKAHGGGSGGGVRYRECLKNHAVGIGGHAVDGCREFMAAGEEGTLDALSCAACGCHRNFHRKDSGGSGAGGGAAGGGGAMEVTGYHPQFSPYYRTLTGYLHHPPYPPATFAQQHRPSPLALPSTSGVGGHSREDHDDVSNPTMGGGGGGTRASGSGVRKRFRTKFTQEQKEKMLAFAERLGWRIQKHDEAAVQQFCEETCIKRHVLKVWMHNNKHTLVLLTAVPAPLR